Part of the Aggregatilinea lenta genome, CGCAGTTCGTCCAGCACGGCGACTGTAAACTCACGTGCGGGCTGCTCCGCCGCCGGGAACAGCGGCACGCCCTCCGGCTGGTGCAGCACGTCCCACAATGGCAGCGGCGTTTCGCTCTCGTCCGTGACCAGCCGCAGCGCCAGCAGCGCGTCGTCGCTGAATGCGAACAGCGGCGAGCGTAGTGTCACCGCCAGCGCGAGATCGTCCGCCGGGTTGTGCAGCGCGCGCAGCAAATGCAGCAGGTCCCACACCTCAGCCCGGTCGAAATAACCCTTGCCCGCCACGGTCACATAATCCAGATTCGCCGCCTTGAACACCTCCTCGTACAGCGGCGCGCGCGTCATCGCCTGGAACAGGATCGCCACGTCGCCGTAGCCTATCGCGCGGTACGCGCCGCGCCCATCACCCCGTGCGAAAACCGGAACAGTTGCGCCCGGCGGCAGGTCGTCGTGCGGCAGATCGCGGTCCCACACCAGCGTCCCGCGCTCCACGAGATCGTGAATGTGCCGCGCCAGTTCCCACGCTTCCCAGCGGCGGCTCTCCTCGGCAGATTCTTTCTCCAGTTTCGGCACGGCGATCACCGTCAACGGGCAGGCGTGCGCCGGGATCGTCTCCGGCTCGCACGGTCGTGCCGCTTCCATGTGTTTGCCCAACTCGACGGCGTAAGGCGAGGCCGCGCCGCCGCTCAGGATGCGCTCGAACAGGGTATTGAATGCCTCGACCAGCGCCGAATGCGTGCGGAACGACCTCGACAGCGGCAGTTCGTCCCCGTTGTGAGCTAATAGATCGTCGCGCACTGCGCCAAACACGGTCACGTCCGCACCGCGAAAGGCATAAATGCTCTGCTTGGGATCGCCCACCACGAACAGCCGCCCGCCCGTGTTCTCGCCTTCACGGATGCCTGCCACCGCGTACACGATGTCACGCTGCGCGTCGTTCGTGTCCTGGAACTCGTCCACCATCACGTGCCGGATCGTCGCCCCAGTGCGCTGTGCGGCGTCCGCGTTCGTCGTCAGCAGTTCGTGCGCGCGGCTTTCCAGATCGTCGAAGTCCAACGCGCGCCGCAGCTGCTTCAGGCTCGCGTACGCCTCGCCCACCGCCGCGATGCCGTCCGCCCAGCACGCCAGCCATACCGCCGCCTGATCGTCACGCTCGCACAACGCGGGCGGCATCTCCTTCAGCGCGGTCCGTGCCCGCTCGCGGATCGCCTTGAGCACGGCTTTGCACTCGGCCAGGGCCTCCTTGCCGCCCCACACCGCCGCCGCGCCTACATTGACCTTGATCCCGCTGCTGAGCGCTTCCAACGCCGCCGTGACCGCTTCGAAATCCCCCGCCCACAGCGCATCGCGCTGGGCGTGCACGTCCGCCCACACCAGCGACAGCTTATCCCCGGCGGGCAGATCGTCCAGCGCGAATGTGTCTAGGTCTTTCCAAAACGCCCCGTCCGCGCGCAGGCTCTGCATCACCGCCGCAATCGCGCTGTCCCACAGATCCCGCCACGCCGCCAGCATCGCATCCGGCGAGTGGTCCAGCGCGCGCAGCGCCGCCTGCGCCTTGCTGTGATCGGCATACGCGCGCAGCGTCTCGCGCACGGACAGCGATCCGTACGCCGGGATCAGCGCTGCGCCGGGGCGATCCTCGCTGCCCAGCCGCGCCAGCGCCAGATCGACCGCGTCCTCGCGCACGATACCCGCTTCGGCCTCGTCCAGCACCTCGAACCGCGGATCGAGGCCGCATTCGGCGGCGTTGGCGCGCAGGATGCGCGTGCACAGGCTGTGAATCGTGCCGATGCGCGCGCTGTCGAGCGCGGCGCGGCACTCCGCCCACCGAGTGCGCGCCCCATCGTCACCTGCCGTGTCCGCCGCCAAGATGCGATCCTCCACGGCGGCTCGGATGCGATCGTTCATTTCGCGCGCGGCCTTCTCCGTGAACGTGATCGCCACCACCTCCGGCAGTGCCCAATCTTCGTGCGTGTCGAGCAGGCGGATGAAGCGCTCCACCAGCACGCGCGTCTTGCCGCTGCCCGCGCCCGCCGTCACGATCAGGTTGCGGTCGTGCTGCGTGATCGCCGCCAGTTGTTCCGCTGTAAAATTCGCCACCCTATCCCGTCCTCCCGCTTACAACGCCGCGACCAGCCGCACGACCACGATCCCCAGCGCAGCCAGCATCAGCAGCGCCGCCGCGCAATTGCGCGGCGATCCGCCGATCTCCCGCAAGCTAAAACCAGGGACTGGCTGGTAGAGCCATGCCGCGCCCGCCAGCAGCACCCACACCGCCCCGCCGACCCAATCGCCGCTGAGCAGGTTAACCAGTCCCAGCGCCAGCACCGCCAGCGCTAAAATCTGCACGCGCCGCATGCGTGTAATTTTCATCGCGCGTTCCTTCTCACAACCAGCCGTCTGCTTTCAAGGTAGGGGGTAGGGCTTGCCCTACCCGGCTTTTCGCTCGGCGGGCGGGGCAAGCCCTGCCCCCTACGAAAGGCCGTGTTCCCCTCGGAAATGCTTAACTTAATGCGTATGGGGCCGGGGGATGAGGTCCGCTCTGCTTTTCCCTATTCCCTGCCCCCGCCTTGCTGAAAACTGACCACTGACAACTTCTTTGGACTACACGAAATCAATGACCAGCAGCACCAGCGCCAGGGCCAGCGCGACCGTCGCCGCGATGACGCGTGGGCTGCGCCGTGACGGCGGTTCGCCCCGGTATGGGTTCGAGAGCAAAATGCTCACGCCCAGCAGCGCCCACACCCCGCCAAGCAGCACGTCCGCCGTCAGGATACTCATAATCCCCAGCGCCAGGAAGATCCCGCCCGTAATTTGCGCCGACCACTTCAACATACCCCGCTCCTTAGTCATCGTCCGGCGTCTCGCCGTCCGGTGAAAACGCGATCTCACCCGCGCCCGGCTTGCGGAACGCGGCGCGCGTCAGGCGGCACAGCCTGCCGAACTCGCAGTACGTCGTGCACAGCCCGCCCGTCACCGTGCCGGGCCGCACCGGGAAGCGCCCCTCCCGCGCCGATTCGACGTTCGCGTGCACGGCCAGCACAGCGTCGGGGATCGCACCGTCCGACGCCACAAGTTCGCCCGATGTCTCCGCATTCTGCAAATGCCAGAACGCCCCGCCACCGACCGCCAACGCTTCGCCGCGCGCGCGCATCAGTTCCTGCGCCGCCAGCACGTACAGCACCATCTGCACCTCGCGCCCGGCACGCATATCGCCCACTTTGCGTTTGGTCGATCCAGTCTTGTAATCGACCAGCCACACCCGATCTCCCGCCGCGTCGATCCGGTCGATGAAGCCGCGCGCGCGCAGTTGCCCCGCCGGGCCGTCGAGCCTGACTTCGACTTCTTTCCCCGGCCCGAATGCGATCTCCTGGGCATACGGCGTGCGCGGTTCGCCCGCCAGCTTGTCGAGCGGCCCCGCGCCGCTGAAATCGAGCATCACCAGCCGCCGCAGCCGCCCCACGATCTCCGCGCGCTCCTGCATCCACACCGGGCCGAGCCGGAAGCCGTACGCCTGCGGCGCGTCGCGGAACACCGCGTCGGCGCTCTCGTCCAGGATCGCCAGCGCGCGATCCGCGCAGTCCGGCGTAATGCTCAGTCCTTCCGCCCCGGCGCGGCGATACGTTTCTTCGAGGATGGCGTGATTGATCGATCCGCGCTGGAGCACGTCCAGGCCCTCTTCCGGCTCCTTGAGTTCCTCCAGCTTCAGCAGCCGCCGCGCGAAGAATTTGTACGCGCACTGCCCGATCTCGTTGAGCTGGCTGGCGCTCCATACGCGGTCCAGGCCCAACCTGTCGCGCACCACGTCGCGCAGCGCCTCGCCGCCGAGCACGCCGGTATAGCCGTCGAAGGGCCGCGCGCCATCTTCGCGCCCGGTCTCGACCGCGCGCCCGCGCAACGCCGCCTGCCACGCTCCGCGTTCGATCAGCGCGTTGTACACGCCCCACACCGCCGAGTCCGCGCCGTCCGGGCGCTCGCCGCTGAAGGCCGCCGCCAGGGCAACCGCCGCCTCACCCACCGTCGCCGCGTCGGCCAGCACAGGCGCGGCCCCGATCACCATGCGCTCGACGTCTTCGTCCGGGTCCACCGCCGCGCACACCGCGCGCCAGTACGGCGACGGCTCCAACAGCGCGCCCTTGTCGTCCACCGTGGCCCGGCTGAGCGTCAGCGTCACGCGCGCCTGCCCCACGACCTGATAAAACAGGCTCATGTCGTCGGCGCGTTCCGCCGCCAGCGGCAGCGGGATGCCGTGCGCGGCCAGCTCGGCGCGTTCGGCTTCCTGTACCAGCGCGTCGTCCGCGACGGGCGCGGGAAATTCGCCCTGGGCCATACCCAGCACGAAGACGTGCGCGTGTGGCAGCCCGCGCAGCTCGAAGACGTCTGTCGCCAGCACGCGCCCCAGGCGGCTCAGCCCGCCCGTCGGCGTGACCGTCGCGCCCTGAATCGCCAGATCCAGCTCGGTGCGGAAGGCGCGCCAGGACATCACGACCGGCTCGGCGTCGCCGTCCACCAGATCGTGCGCCGCACAGATTCCGGCCAGCACGTTGCGCAGCACGCCGAGCGCCGCCACGTCCCGTGCGGCACGTTCCGCGTCCGGGGCGGATCGCGCGCAGGCCAGCACGTCGAAATGATCGCGCGGCTCATCCGCCGGGAGCGCCGCGTCTTCACCGTCCGCGATCTCGTCGTCGGCCTCGGCGGGGTCGGGACCCATCAGCGCCATGATCCAGCCTGCCAACGCGCGCACCGTGCCCTCGCGTGGCGGCGTGATGCGGTCGAAGTGCCGCGCCACCGCCTCAGCCAATGCGCCTGCCGCCAGCAGATCGCCCGCGTCGGGTGGCGTTTCGCCCTCGTCGTCGCGTAGGGTGACGGTCGCTGCTTCGAACGCGTCCAGCCACGTCTCGCGCCCGCGCACGACGACCTGCCGGAAGCTGATGCGCTCCACCACCGCGATCTGCTCGTCGCTCAGGTCGGGCGCGTCCAGATAGGGGCTGCGCAGGCTGTCGATGGTTTCGCGCCGGGGGAAGCCTGCCTCGGCCAGCGCGATCAATTCCAGCACCGCCGCCACCGCCGGATTTTCGCGCAGCGGCGTTTCCTCACGCACGACGAGCGGCAGGTCATACGCGCGCGCCGTCTCGCGCAGCGCGCCGCCATAGCGCACCATGTCCCGCGCCACGACTGCCACCTCGTCCGGCGCGGTCCCGTCCAGCAGCAGGCGCTTGACCCGCCGCAGCACCATCTGCACCTCGCGCACGGGATCGGGCGCTTCGATCAGGCGCACCGCGCCCTGCCCCGGTACGCAGTCGGCGCGCATGCGGAACAGCGACTCCATCAGGTGCTCGAGCGCGGGCGGACGCTCCAATCCGCAGCCGTCCAGCGACTCGTGCCGCCACAGGTCCGGCGCGGCCTGCTCCATGCGCCGCCACGCCTGATCGAGCCGGGCGAAGTGGCGGCCCGGCGCAGGCCCGGTACGCGTCAGGGTCAGCACAGTGCGCCCCACCTGCCGCGCCAGCCCGGACACCAGCCGCGCGTGCAGCGCGTTAAACTGGTCGAAGCCGTCTATCACCAGCAGCCGCACGTGCGATGCCAGCGCCGGGTCGCGCTCGACGTGTTCCAGCGCCAGCCAGCCCGCCCCGTGCCGGTCGACGAGTTGGTGCTGCAGCAGAAATTCCTGGTATCTGGCGTAAATACGCGCCAGATCCCGGTCGCGCGCGGCGCGCGAGCCGGACGCCGCCGCGAACGTTTCCGGCGTGACGAGGCCCTGTTTCAGCTCCGAGATCAGGCTGCCGATCTCCGCGACGAAGCCGGGCAGGTGCGCGATCTGCCCGAACACCTCCAGCCCGTCGCGATCGCGCAGGTCTTCGCCCACCGCCCTCAGCACGTGATGCCGCGCCGACTCGTCGAGCTGCCGCTGCGGATCGCCCGCCAGATCCAGCAGGCGCGCATAGAGCGTGTAGAAGTCGAAGATCTCCACGCCGAACTGCACCGCGTCCTCGCTGCGCGCCACCAATCGCTCGCGAAAGGCGTTGCGCTGCAAGCCCGTCGCCAGCAGCACCCAGATCGCGCCGAACGCCGAGCCGAACGTGCGGGCGCGCAGCACCTCGTCCAGCGCGCGCTCGGTTTTTCCGCAGCCCACCGGCCCCGCGATCAGCGTCGCGTCGGGCGGCACCTCGTGAGGCATCATCGCAAAGAGATCCAACTGCTCAAGGCCCATAATCCTCACCGCTCCTTCTGCCGCGAGTGTAGTGCCGGAGGGGGCAAACGGCAAGAAGGCTAAAGGCAGGTTTAAGTTTTTGGTCGTTAGTAATTAGCCCAAAATACGCGCTCGCAAATGCTGTCCGTCCGAGGCATTGGAACGCGACTTCTGAACAAGCCGGAGCGCAGAACGTCCCTTACCCCGGCGCGCTCATCGAGTCCGTAGGGGCGGGGCTTGCTCCGCCCGTTTTTGCCTTGATACCCTGCCCGCCGTTTGTGTGGCCGCGCAGCAACCAGGCGAAGGAGAGCCTTGAGCTAACCACTAAAAACTAACGACTAAAAACTGCTTTTTCTGCCTTTATCGTATCTTGACGTTTTGGTCATGCGGGCGGAAAATAGCAGGTGCATCTGCAAACCGTTCGAGTTGTGAGTGAGATGAAAGACGACACGTACTTACCCAGTCTGAGACCCCTGTCTCAGATCCCAAACTTCAACCGAATAGCGTAACCCTCGGAAGTTTGGTCTCGTCCCGTACGTCTCCTCACCCTCCGGGGGCTTAACCCGGAGGTGCTCGTGGAAACTCCTATCCTGGATGATATCCTCGCCCGCGTGCGTGACGCGCTGGAACGAGACGACATCGCCGACGCCGTGAACGTGCTGGAAGGGATGCGTCCCCCCGACCAGGCGGAGCTGTTCGCCGAGTTGGAAGACGATCACCAGCTCGCCCTGCTGCCGGAACTGGATCCCACCGACTCGGCGGACATCCTCGAAAAGCTCGACGAAGCCGAAGCTGCCGAGCTGGCCTCGGCCCTGTCGACCGAAACCCTGGCCCACATCATCGACGAAATGGAGCCGGACGAAGCCGCCGACCTGCTGGGCGACATCGATCCCGACCAGGCGCGTGACGTGCTGGCCGCAATGGACGACAGCGACGAGATCCACCCGCTGATGCTGCACGCCGACGACAGCGCGGGCGGCCTGATGACCTCGGACTTCCTCGCGCTGCGCCGCCGCATGACCGCCGGGGAAGCGCTCCAGGCGATCCGCGACTGGCAGCCCGAAAGCGAGTCGATCTACCACCTGTTCGTGGTGGACGCGCAGAACACGCTGGTCGGCGTGGTCAGCCTGCGCCAGTTGATCCTGGCCGGGCCGACGACTCCGCTCACCGACCTGATGGACTCGGACGTGATCTCGGTCACCGTCGGGACCGACCAGGAAGAGTGCGCGCGCGTCATGTCGCGCTACGACCTCGTCGCGCTGCCGGTGGTGGACGCGCAGCGTAAGCTGGTCGGCGTGGTCACCATCGACGACGTGGTGGACGTGCTGGTCGACGAGGCGACCGAAGACATTCAGCGCATGGGCGGCGCGCAGCCGCTGAACCGCTCCTACCTGGAAAGCAGCGTTACCCGCGTGATGCGCACGCGCATTAGCTGGCTGCTGATGCTGTTCGTGACCGAAAGTCTGACCGGCACCGTGCTGCGCCACTTCGAGGGCGAGCTGTCGCAAGTCGTGGCGCTGTCATTCTTCGTGCCGCTGCTGATCGGCACAGGCGGCAATGCCGGGTCACAGACCACCAGCACGATCATCCGCGCGCTGGCCGTCGGCGAGCTGAAGTGGAGCGACGCGATGCACGCGCTGTGGCACGAGCTGCGGGTCGGCATCCTGCTTGGCCTGGGCATGGCGATCGTCGCGTACGTGCGTGCGCTGACGTGGGGCACGTCGTCCGACCTGGCGCTGACGATCTCGCTGACGATCTTCACCATCGTCGTGTGGGCCAACGGGCTTGGCTCGCTGCTGCCCATGCTCGCCACCCGGCTGCACATCGATCCGACGGTCGTGTCCGGCCCGGTGATGAGCACGCTGGTAGACGCCACCGGCCTGTTTATCTACTTTTCAATTGCCCGTATAATCATGGGGTTGTAGCAGCCGTGCGGCGTGTGCCGCACCAGGAGACACCCTAACGTAATCATGTTCTCACCCCGCTCCAACCCGGTCCGGCAGCGCCTCGCGCTTGCCGCGTTGGCCCTGGTGGCGAGCGGGGTGACGTTTGCGCTGGTGATACTGGCCGCCAGGTGGCCGTTGGGTCGCCACGCCGAAACGAGCGTGCCCGCCCTCAGCGTCGCCTATGCGACCAGCCTGCCCACGCCGATCGCGCTGTACGCCGCCATCGATCCGGCACTGATTCCGGCCTACGAGGCGGCTCGCCAGGGCGACCGTGAAGTCGGCTTTCTCTCGCGCGAGATCGCCCCGGTCGGTGTCTACCTGCCAGCGGGCAACACGCTGGCGTTCGAGCTGCCGACTTCAACGCCCTCCTCCACGCCAACCCAGACGCCCACCGTCACCCCTTCGCCTACGATCACGCCCACTGCGACCGCAACGCCGACCATTACCCCTTCCCCGACCAAGGGGCACAGTCCCGCCGTGGCCGCGCCCACCGACCTGCCCCCCAGCGCCACGCCCTCCGCGACGATCACCGCGATCCCGTCGCCCACGCCGCATCCCACCGCGACGCCGCTCGCCAGCTTCACGCCTGCGCCGGTCGCGCTGCTGTCGCCGCCCGGTGTGACCTGCGCGCCGACCGGCTGGCCCGCCGCCGGCCTGCTGACGCAGAGCTTTTCACGCTGGCACGGCGGGATCGATATCGCCGTCGATAACGGCACGATGGTCCATGCCACGCACAGCGGCAGCGTGATCTTCGCGGGCTGGCGCACGGATGGTTACGGCAACCTGATCGTCGTGCAAAACGGGCGCTTCATCACCTACTACGGCCACCTGCGCGACATCGCCGTGCATCAGGGCGACTGGGTAGCGCGCGGCGCGATCATCGGGGAGGCAGGCAGCACCGGCAACAGCAGCGGCCCGCACGTGCATTACGAAATCCGCCTCGACGACGTGCCAATCGATCCACAGACGTTCGATAAGCGCGGCTTCACGCCGTGCTAGTCCCACCCGGTCAAGCCCCAGTTATTGGGAGCGTGTGTCCGCCCCATGCATCCTGGGAAAAATGATAAAATAGAAGCAGCGATCCGCTCACACAGGAGAAACTCGATGCTGAAAAAGCGTTACCTGAAAAATGGCCCGGTAAAAGTAGATTTTGTGCTGCCAGACGCCGTCGCCCAGATGGCAAAAACAGTTTTTCTGGTGGGCGATTTCAATAACTGGGACGAGCAGGCCACGCCGATGAATCAGACGAAGGGCGGTTCATTTAAGGTCACGCTCGACCTCGAGCCGGACCGGAATTATCAGTTTCGCTATCTGGTGAACGGCAACCAGTGGCACAACGATTGGGACGCGGACGCCTACGCACCAAACCCGTTCAGCGGCGACAATTCCGTGCTCTCGACACACCGGACCGACGGCAGTTAACGCCGGATATTCGACCTCACCGCCACGCGATGCGGCGCTAACGCTCTGGTGCGGCAGCCATATGTCTGCCGTCAACCGGCCTTATCTTCCGCCCGTACCCCGGTTCCCACCCGTACGGGCGGACGTTTGCCACGCACTGAAGGAGATGCCCTGCCCATGATCCATTTTGGACGCGAAGTCACCGGCCATCTGGAAACCGTGCTGCGCCGTGAATGGCTGGTCACCAACGGGATTGGCGGCTATGCCATGGGCGCGGTCGGAGGCGCACGCACGCGCCGCTATCACAGCCTGCTCACTGCTTCGCTCCAACCCCCGACGCGCCGCACGGTGATGGTCGGCAGCCTGGATGCGTGGGTCGAGATCAACGGGCGGCGCTCGCCGCTGGTCACGCACGAATGGGCCGCCGGGGTCGTGCTGCCCGACGGCTACCGCCACCTGGAGAGTTTCACGCTGGACGGCGCGATCCCGACCTTCACGTGGTCCCTGGGCGACGTGCAGCTCGTGCAGCGCATCTGGATGGCACACGGGCAGAACACGACTTACATCACCTACACCTACACGCGCGGATCGTCCAATATCCGTCTTCTCCTCAAGCCGCTGTGCACCTACCGCGACCACCATAAGGTGACCAAGGGCGGCTTCCGCGTGGATATCAACCCGGTCACGTCGCCGTGGGTGGAAGGTCGCGCGCTGGCCGTGCAGGTCTACCCGGAACGCGCGCACGGTCCGGCGCAGCCGTTCCGCATCCTCGCCAACCAGGGCAAGTTTGAGCCGGGGCCGGAATGGTGGTGGTCCTTCCACCTGGCGCGCGAAGAAGACAGCGGTCTGGACGACCAGGAAGACCTGTTCGCGGCGGGCACGCTGGTGGCGGACGTGAAACCCGGCGCCACGCTGGCGATGGCCTTCACCGCCGCCGCTACCGATCCGGTCCCGTGGAAAGAGGCATACGAGGGCGAGCAGCAGCGGCAGATCCGGCTGGTCGGGCGCGCGGACGCCACCGACGCGCCGGACTGGATCCGGCAGCTCGTGCTGGCCGCCGACCAGTTCATCGTCACGCGCGACATCGAAGGCGAGACGGGCACCAGCATCCTGGCCGGATATCCCTGGTTCAGTGATTGGGGCCGCGACGCGATGATCGCGCTGCCGGGGCTGACCCTGGTCACCGGGCGCTATGAGGACGGCGCGCGCATCCTGCGCACCTTCGCGCGCTACGTGGATCACGGCATGTTGCCCAACCGCTTTCCCGACGCCGGGGACGCGCCCGAATACAACACCGTGGACGCGGCGCTGTGGTATTTCCAGGCCGCCTATGCCTATTATCAGGCGTGCGGCCAGTCGCACCCGCTGATCCGCGAGCTGTATCCGGCCCTGCTCGACATCCTCAACTGGTATCAAAAGGGCACGCGCTTCAGCATCCACCAGGACCCGGAAGACGGTCTGCTCTACGCGGGCGAAGGGGGCACGCAGCTTACCTGGATGGACGTAAAAATCGACGACTGGGTGGTGACGCCGCGCGTCGGCAAGCCGGTCGAGATCAATGCGCTGTGGTACAACGCGCTGCGCATCACCGCCGAGCTGGCGTCCGCGCTGGGCAATGACGCCGACGCCGCACGCTTCACGCAGGACGCGGACCGGGTCTACGCCAGCTTCAACGACCGCTTCTGGTACAGCGGCGGCTACCTCTACGACGTGGTGGATAGCCCCGACGGCGACGATCCCACGCTGCGCCCCAACCAGATCTTCGCCGTGTCGCTGCCGTTCCCGCTGCTCGAAAGCGAGCACGCCCGCGCCGTGGTGAGCATCTGCGCGGGCGAGTTGGTAACGTCCTATGGGCTGCGCAGCCTGCCGCCCGACGAAAACGATTACGTAGGCCATTACGGCGGGGATCGCGTGCAGCGCGACGTGAGCTATCACCAGGGCACGGCGTGGAGCTGGCTGCTCGGCCCGTTCGTCAGCGCTCACTACCGCGCCTACGGGGACGCGCGCGCCGCCTTCAGCTATTTGGAGCCGCTGGCCGATCACCTACGCGATCACGGCCTGGGCACGATCAGCGAGATTTTCGACGCCGATCCGTCGCACGCGCCGCGCGGGTGCGTCGCGCAAGCATGGAGCGTGGGCGAAGTGCTGCGCGCGTGGCACGCGCTGCGGCCCATGCTCCAGCCGGACTCGCCCGGCCACCCGAACGGCTGCGCGTAGCAGCAGGCGATTAGCGGTTAGCGATCAGCCAAAAGCGACACATCCGAGAACCGGTAGGGGCGTATAGCAATACGCCCCATCATCAGGGTTCCCGCATGGCCGCGATCCGCGAGAGCAGATCGAGCGCCAGCGGGCCGTGTGACTGGAACGAATCGGGGGTCAGGGCATGAATATCCACCCACAGCGGGCGATCCAGCCCTTCCTCTACAGGGTACTCCAGGCTGCCAAGTTGGGTGTCACGCGGGTAGCCCTGGTAATAAAACATAAACCCGTGGAACGCCTGATCGAGCGGATCGTAATAAAGGAAGTCGGTTTCAAAATGCAAAAACGGTCCCACCTCGACGTACAGACCGGTCTCCTCCGCGACTTCGCGTACCAGGGCGGCCTGAATGTCCTCGCCCGGCTCGATTCCGCCGCCGGGCAGTACGTATTTGTGCGTGCAGCTCGCTTCCGCCACCAGCAGCCGCCCCTCGTAAACGATCAGTCCGTACACCGAGGGCCGCTGGATCAGGGTATCGGCAGGCACGAGACGGGTTTCATTGTATAGTGTCCGGCATGGAATGAGCGTCATCAGGTCCTCCCTGAAGTAATACACCGCCAGAGGGTCGATTGCTCGCCTGCTGGCCCTGTGCTGAAACAGCGCAACGAAAAAGAGCGGAGAGTCGCCCCTCCGCCCTTCCGGTTTCAGTCCCATGTCGTCAGCCGATCACGAACGGCTTTTGCCGTTCAACCACTCACTGAAAACTGACGACTGACAACTGCTTTTGCTCTAGTGCCGCGACCGGAGCTTGACCTGCTCCCCGGAATGGATCACGCCCTGCGGGTACTGTTCCAGAATGTCCGCCGCATCGAGATCCGTGCCGACCACCGCGCTGCGCTCCACGACGAAGTTCGGAGGCACGGTCGTGTTCTTGCCCACGCACGCAATCGCCAGATCGCCCACGTCAGCGGCCTCGCCCACGCGCGCGCCGTAACTCACCACGACGCCCTTATCGATCACCGAACGCTCGATGCGCGCGCCCTTCTCGATGTAGCTGTCGGTGAGGATCACGCTTTCGTACACGTAGGCGTCCGGGCCGACGTACACACCCGGCGAGATCACACTGCGCACCACGTGCGCCCCTGCGGAGATCACCGCGCCGTCCGTGATCATGCTGTCCTCGATGATCGCGCCCGCTTCGATGCGGACCGGGGGACGCTCTTCACTGCGGGTATGGATGATCCACGAGCGGTCGTTGAGGTCCAGCGAGGGCGGCGCATCGAGCAGATCCATGTGCGCTTCCCAGTACGCGTCGATGGTCCCCACGTCGATCCAGTAGCCGCCGAACGGGTAGGCGATGACCTTCATACCCTTGGCGATCATGCTGGGAATGATGTTATAGCCGAAGTCGTGGCGCGAATCGTCCTTCAGCGCATCTTCCATCAGCATCTCGTCGAGCACGCCCGTCTTGAAGACGTACACGCCCATGTTCGCCAGATCGCCGGGCGGCTCGGCGGGCTTCTCGACGAAGTCCACGATGTGGTTGTGCTCGTTGACGGCCATGATGCCGTAACGCGAGGCCTCATCCATCGGCACGCGGATCACACACACGGTCGCGTCG contains:
- a CDS encoding UvrD-helicase domain-containing protein, with product MANFTAEQLAAITQHDRNLIVTAGAGSGKTRVLVERFIRLLDTHEDWALPEVVAITFTEKAAREMNDRIRAAVEDRILAADTAGDDGARTRWAECRAALDSARIGTIHSLCTRILRANAAECGLDPRFEVLDEAEAGIVREDAVDLALARLGSEDRPGAALIPAYGSLSVRETLRAYADHSKAQAALRALDHSPDAMLAAWRDLWDSAIAAVMQSLRADGAFWKDLDTFALDDLPAGDKLSLVWADVHAQRDALWAGDFEAVTAALEALSSGIKVNVGAAAVWGGKEALAECKAVLKAIRERARTALKEMPPALCERDDQAAVWLACWADGIAAVGEAYASLKQLRRALDFDDLESRAHELLTTNADAAQRTGATIRHVMVDEFQDTNDAQRDIVYAVAGIREGENTGGRLFVVGDPKQSIYAFRGADVTVFGAVRDDLLAHNGDELPLSRSFRTHSALVEAFNTLFERILSGGAASPYAVELGKHMEAARPCEPETIPAHACPLTVIAVPKLEKESAEESRRWEAWELARHIHDLVERGTLVWDRDLPHDDLPPGATVPVFARGDGRGAYRAIGYGDVAILFQAMTRAPLYEEVFKAANLDYVTVAGKGYFDRAEVWDLLHLLRALHNPADDLALAVTLRSPLFAFSDDALLALRLVTDESETPLPLWDVLHQPEGVPLFPAAEQPAREFTVAVLDELRGVAGRASIAELLARALDLTGYLAALTGLVDGARRRGNVEKLLALARASGRISLGAFNAYARDLTAREVREGEVAVAAENAVKLMSVHNSKGLEFPVVVLADASWSRRNSGQAVFTLDAEIGAACKLPQEGTEKDPVPFAWAHAGLLADRRDQAERRRLLYVGATRAQDLLIVSGSLSRCGAETWLGQWLDALGVDKADLAPSSESWTTDVDGVACAIHVPAFPPSHADLAPRPADASAWDVPQVVQGVPIAGIEPVLPLLLEPVPVDSTAPARVLTATQIAKLGRAPFYAPPDKGRDAFRHSVLHDAPEPVRPLPAPDAPGVRQRIVGDVVHRALRQWLMPGEMGEAALLERLQSYAWAQNLTSTEEVEAAADAALDLLRRFEDSEVVRRLKKADQVYRELPFVFHRGKHTIHGVIDLLYHTPGGHKGGQWHVLDYKTARVSRAGAHKNAAQYYLQIGAYAEAVAARTGQIPETYLYYIHPATLVYVKSEWWQPVLARLDDDVLAALT
- a CDS encoding PD-(D/E)XK nuclease family protein, which gives rise to MGLEQLDLFAMMPHEVPPDATLIAGPVGCGKTERALDEVLRARTFGSAFGAIWVLLATGLQRNAFRERLVARSEDAVQFGVEIFDFYTLYARLLDLAGDPQRQLDESARHHVLRAVGEDLRDRDGLEVFGQIAHLPGFVAEIGSLISELKQGLVTPETFAAASGSRAARDRDLARIYARYQEFLLQHQLVDRHGAGWLALEHVERDPALASHVRLLVIDGFDQFNALHARLVSGLARQVGRTVLTLTRTGPAPGRHFARLDQAWRRMEQAAPDLWRHESLDGCGLERPPALEHLMESLFRMRADCVPGQGAVRLIEAPDPVREVQMVLRRVKRLLLDGTAPDEVAVVARDMVRYGGALRETARAYDLPLVVREETPLRENPAVAAVLELIALAEAGFPRRETIDSLRSPYLDAPDLSDEQIAVVERISFRQVVVRGRETWLDAFEAATVTLRDDEGETPPDAGDLLAAGALAEAVARHFDRITPPREGTVRALAGWIMALMGPDPAEADDEIADGEDAALPADEPRDHFDVLACARSAPDAERAARDVAALGVLRNVLAGICAAHDLVDGDAEPVVMSWRAFRTELDLAIQGATVTPTGGLSRLGRVLATDVFELRGLPHAHVFVLGMAQGEFPAPVADDALVQEAERAELAAHGIPLPLAAERADDMSLFYQVVGQARVTLTLSRATVDDKGALLEPSPYWRAVCAAVDPDEDVERMVIGAAPVLADAATVGEAAVALAAAFSGERPDGADSAVWGVYNALIERGAWQAALRGRAVETGREDGARPFDGYTGVLGGEALRDVVRDRLGLDRVWSASQLNEIGQCAYKFFARRLLKLEELKEPEEGLDVLQRGSINHAILEETYRRAGAEGLSITPDCADRALAILDESADAVFRDAPQAYGFRLGPVWMQERAEIVGRLRRLVMLDFSGAGPLDKLAGEPRTPYAQEIAFGPGKEVEVRLDGPAGQLRARGFIDRIDAAGDRVWLVDYKTGSTKRKVGDMRAGREVQMVLYVLAAQELMRARGEALAVGGGAFWHLQNAETSGELVASDGAIPDAVLAVHANVESAREGRFPVRPGTVTGGLCTTYCEFGRLCRLTRAAFRKPGAGEIAFSPDGETPDDD